In Streptomyces sp. NBC_01381, a genomic segment contains:
- the coaE gene encoding dephospho-CoA kinase has translation MLKVGLTGGIGAGKSEVSRLLVASGAVLIDADKIAREVVEPGTPGLAAVVEAFGREILAPDGTLDRPKLGGIVFADAQKLAVLNSIVHPLVGARSADLEASAAEDAVVVHDVPLLAENGLAPLYDLVVVVDASPETQLDRLVRLRGMREEDARARMAAQATREKRREIADVVIDNDGPLEGLAERVAAVWADLARRAQAA, from the coding sequence ATGCTGAAGGTGGGCCTGACCGGCGGTATCGGCGCCGGCAAGAGTGAAGTCTCGCGGTTGCTCGTCGCGTCCGGAGCGGTGCTGATCGACGCCGACAAGATCGCCCGCGAGGTGGTGGAACCGGGAACTCCGGGTCTGGCGGCGGTCGTTGAAGCCTTCGGCCGGGAGATTCTCGCGCCGGACGGCACCCTCGACCGCCCGAAGCTGGGCGGGATCGTCTTCGCCGACGCCCAGAAGCTGGCCGTACTGAACTCGATCGTGCACCCCCTGGTCGGCGCCCGCTCCGCCGACCTCGAGGCGTCCGCCGCCGAGGACGCGGTGGTCGTCCACGACGTGCCGCTGCTCGCGGAGAACGGCCTGGCGCCGCTGTACGACCTCGTGGTCGTCGTCGACGCGAGCCCCGAGACGCAGCTTGACCGTCTGGTGCGGCTGCGCGGCATGCGCGAGGAGGACGCCCGCGCGCGGATGGCCGCCCAGGCGACGCGCGAGAAGCGACGGGAGATCGCCGACGTCGTCATCGACAACGACGGCCCCCTGGAGGGCCTCGCAGAGCGCGTCGCCGCCGTATGGGCGGACCTCGCGCGGCGGGCCCAGGCAGCCTAG